From Actinoplanes oblitus, a single genomic window includes:
- a CDS encoding response regulator → MTDLSAEQISVILVDDHALFREGLRQLITHQTEIAVLAEGASGSEAVALARRLNPDLVLLDVELPGQGAAKTVEQIREAVPSARIIILTMHDDPRLVQKLLSCGASAFLTKTIGRDQLLAAIRSVHRNADTVLVSVQRSPFAVPAPPPGTGVLSARELEVLRLLAQALSNAQIADRLFITEGTVKRHLTNVYAKLQAVSRVDAIRKATAAGLM, encoded by the coding sequence GTGACCGACCTGTCGGCCGAGCAGATCAGCGTCATCCTGGTCGACGACCACGCCCTCTTCCGTGAGGGCCTGCGGCAGTTGATCACCCACCAGACCGAGATCGCCGTCCTGGCGGAGGGTGCGAGCGGTTCGGAAGCGGTCGCCCTGGCCCGCCGCCTGAACCCCGACCTGGTCCTGCTCGACGTGGAGCTGCCCGGCCAGGGCGCGGCCAAGACCGTCGAACAGATCCGGGAGGCGGTGCCGTCGGCCCGCATCATCATCCTCACCATGCACGACGACCCGCGTCTGGTGCAGAAACTGCTCAGCTGCGGAGCGTCCGCGTTCCTCACCAAGACCATCGGCCGCGACCAGTTGCTCGCCGCGATCCGGTCGGTGCACCGCAACGCCGACACCGTGCTGGTGTCGGTGCAGCGCTCACCGTTCGCGGTACCGGCGCCGCCGCCGGGCACGGGTGTGCTGTCGGCCCGTGAGCTAGAGGTGCTGCGCCTGCTCGCCCAGGCCCTGTCGAACGCGCAGATCGCCGACCGGCTCTTCATCACCGAGGGCACCGTGAAAAGGCACCTCACCAACGTGTACGCGAAACTGCAGGCGGTGTCCCGGGTGGATGCGATCCGCAAGGCCACCGCCGCCGGCCTCATGTGA
- a CDS encoding GNAT family N-acetyltransferase, with amino-acid sequence MFRFERILADVDYWWNNGTSAAARGVRRAYDVLPGSGVGFDSHGDDGPSISYAGVADGRSHVLAPAEMWRQGERAGAPRVRRSGGRLLRPHRWAAAPERADLLLVGAYAGQVGGLGLGACLVAPLRVHYRVPLPDAPEDCLARFGRKDRENIRRALKRHDWRLEIGERESDFEFFYDRMHVPTMAARHHGWVRSERRAVALHPLFRRGRLFFLRRDGERVAGVLCRVHEDTLNVRLAGVLDGDSRHYRDGAQLLLYHLLLEWAAGQRIPYAEMSGSRPFISEGLFSFKRKFRPEIVLPGTHFRDKRLLIVPRRDTPAVRSFLRDHPVITADPGGRLGVVYPYDAGRPPRTDLPGDCAGLRGPVELDLDRMLAGLPGASAHREATAVT; translated from the coding sequence GTGTTCCGTTTCGAGCGCATTCTCGCGGACGTCGACTATTGGTGGAACAACGGGACCTCCGCGGCCGCGCGAGGTGTGCGGCGCGCCTATGACGTACTGCCGGGCTCGGGGGTGGGTTTTGACAGTCACGGCGACGACGGCCCGTCGATCAGTTATGCGGGGGTCGCCGACGGCCGCTCCCATGTGCTGGCGCCGGCCGAGATGTGGCGTCAGGGCGAGCGGGCGGGCGCGCCGCGGGTGCGGCGCTCCGGTGGCCGGCTGCTACGGCCGCATCGGTGGGCTGCCGCGCCGGAGCGGGCCGATCTGCTCCTGGTCGGCGCCTATGCCGGTCAGGTCGGCGGGCTCGGTCTTGGAGCGTGTCTCGTGGCGCCGCTGCGGGTGCACTACCGGGTGCCGCTGCCGGACGCGCCGGAGGACTGTCTGGCCCGGTTCGGCCGCAAGGACCGGGAGAACATCAGGCGCGCGCTCAAACGGCATGACTGGAGGCTCGAGATCGGCGAGCGGGAGTCCGATTTCGAGTTCTTCTACGACCGGATGCATGTGCCGACCATGGCGGCCCGCCATCACGGATGGGTACGCAGCGAGCGCCGAGCGGTCGCCCTGCATCCCCTGTTCCGGCGAGGCCGGCTGTTCTTCCTGCGACGTGACGGCGAACGGGTCGCGGGGGTGCTGTGCCGGGTGCACGAGGACACGCTCAACGTGCGGCTCGCCGGTGTGCTCGACGGGGACTCCCGCCATTATCGTGACGGCGCTCAACTGCTGCTGTACCACCTCTTGCTGGAGTGGGCCGCCGGGCAGCGTATTCCGTACGCGGAGATGTCGGGTTCGCGGCCGTTCATCAGCGAGGGGTTGTTCTCGTTCAAACGCAAGTTCCGCCCGGAGATCGTGCTGCCGGGCACCCATTTCCGGGACAAGCGGCTGCTCATCGTGCCTCGCCGCGACACCCCGGCGGTGCGTTCGTTCCTGCGTGATCATCCGGTCATCACGGCGGATCCGGGCGGGAGGCTGGGGGTCGTCTATCCGTACGACGCCGGGCGGCCACCGCGCACCGATCTGCCGGGGGACTGCGCCGGTCTGCGCGGTCCGGTCGAGCTGGATCTCGACCGGATGCTGGCCGGGCTGCCGGGCGCGTCGGCGCACCGGGAGGCGACGGCGGTCACATGA
- a CDS encoding histidine kinase dimerization/phospho-acceptor domain-containing protein, producing MLWRDAAGDPHQRELAHHLRHPVAKILGWAEILHDDHTMPDTQAQQLQVIYQSAQDLQRQLDQAACPL from the coding sequence ATGCTGTGGCGCGACGCCGCCGGTGACCCCCACCAGCGGGAGTTGGCTCACCACCTACGCCACCCCGTCGCCAAAATCCTCGGCTGGGCCGAAATCCTGCACGACGACCACACAATGCCCGACACCCAAGCTCAGCAACTACAGGTCATCTACCAATCCGCCCAGGACCTGCAACGACAACTCGACCAGGCAGCTTGCCCGTTGTAA